In Vulpes lagopus strain Blue_001 chromosome 1, ASM1834538v1, whole genome shotgun sequence, a genomic segment contains:
- the SERPINC1 gene encoding antithrombin-III, whose amino-acid sequence MFSNGIGTVAAGKRRTCLLSLLLIGLWGCVTCPWSPGEDICTAKPRDIPVNPMCIYRSPEKKAVEDEGTEQKIPEATNRRVWELSRANTRFATAFYQHVADSKNDNDNIFLSPLSISTAFAMTKLGACNNTLKQLMEVFKFDTISEKTSDQVHFFFAKLNCRLYRKANKSSELVSANRLFGDKSLTFNETYQDISEAVYGAKLQPLDFKENAEQSRMIINKWVSNKTHGRITDVVPPDAIDELTVLVLVNTIYFKGLWKSKFSPENTRKELFYKAGGESCSVSMMYQEGKFRYRRVAEGTQVLELPFKGDDITMVLILPKPEKSLAKVEQELTPEVLQEWLDEMTETLLVVHMPCFRMEDSFSVKERLQDMGLVDLFNPEKSMLPGIVAEGRNDLFVSDAFHKAFLEVNEEGSEAAASTVIGIAGRSLNPNRVTFKANRPFLVLIREVALNTIIFMGRVANPCDN is encoded by the exons ATGTTTTCCAATGGGATAGGAACGGTAGCTGCTGGAAAAAG GAGGACATGTCTCCTGTCCTTGCTGCTCATTGGCCTCTGGGGCTGTGTGACCTGTCCCTGGAGCCCAGGGGAGGACATCTGCACAGCCAAGCCTCGGGACATTCCTGTGAATCCCATGTGCATTTACCGTTCCCCAGAGAAGAAGGCAGTTGAGGACGAGGGCACAGAGCAGAAGATCCCCGAGGCCACCAACCGGCGAGTCTGGGAACTGTCAAGAGCCAATACCCGCTTTGCCACTGCCTTCTATCAGCACGTGGCAGACTCCAAGAATGACAACGACAACATTTTCCTATCGCCCCTGAGTATCTCCACAGCTTTTGCTATGACCAAGCTGGGAGCTTGTAACAACACCCTCAAGCAGCTGATGGAG GTTTTCAAGTTTGATACCATCTCTGAGAAAACGTCCGATCAGGTGcactttttctttgccaaactCAACTGCCGACTCTACCGAAAAGCCAACAAGTCCTCTGAGTTAGTATCAGCCAACCGCCTTTTTGGAGACAAATCACTCACCTTTAATGAGACCTATCAGGACATCAGTGAGGCCGTATACGGAGCCAAGCTCCAGCCCCTGGACTTCAAA GAAAATGCAGAGCAGTCCAGAATGATCATCAACAAATGGGTATCCAATAAGACCCATGGGCGTATCACTGACGTGGTGCCCCCGGATGCCATCGACGAGCTCACGGTCCTGGTGCTGGTCAACACCATTTACTTCAAG GGCCTGTGGAAGTCCAAGTTCAGTCCCGAGAACACGAGGAAGGAGCTATTCTACAAGGCAGGTGGAGAGTCATGCTCGGTGTCCATGATGTACCAGGAAGGCAAGTTCCGCTACCGGCGGGTGGCAGAAGGCACCCAGGTGCTCGAGCTGCCCTTCAAGGGGGACGACATCACCATGGTGCTCATCCTGCCCAAGCCTGAGAAGAGCCTGGCCAAGGTGGAGCAAGAGCTCACCCCGGAGGTGCTACAGGAATGGCTGGATGAAATGACGGAGACCCTGCTGGTGGTCCACATGCCCTGCTTCCGCATGGAGGACAGCTTCAGCGTGAAGGAGCGCCTGCAGGACATGGGCCTCGTGGACCTGTTCAACCCCGAGAAGTCCATGCTCCCAG GTATTGTTGCAGAAGGCCGGAATGACCTCTTTGTCTCAGATGCATTCCACAAGGCCTTTCTGGAG GTAAATGAGGAAGGCAGTGAAGCAGCAGCAAGTACTGTTATTGGGATTGCTGGCCGTTCGCTGAACCCCAACAGGGTGACCTTCAAGGCCAATAGGCCCTTCCTGGTTCTTATACGGGAAGTTGCTCTGAACACTATTATCTTCATGGGCAGAGTAGCCAACCCTTGTGATAACTGA